DNA sequence from the Tissierella sp. MB52-C2 genome:
TGTATATAAAGGTAATCTATGGTGTAATGATTGACATGGAGAACTTCAAAAAGTTATTTCGGACAAAAGATTAGAAAGGATTGACAAATATGATGGGATATGGAATGATGGGAGGACTTGGAATGATTATTCCAACGATACTCATAGGATTAGTTATATATGCGGTGGTTAAATTATCACAAAATGGCGGTGAAAACAATAACAATCAAAAGGAAAGAAATGATGCCCTTGATATTTTAAAATTAAGATATGCCAATGGCGAAATTTCAGAGGAAGAATATATCCAAAAAAAGAAAATCTTAAGAGATTAATAAACATAAAGGTTCATCTTTACATAGGCAGCTTGGTAATTGTTTATGTAGTAAAGATGAGCCTTTTTATAGTTTATAAAGGGTTATAATCCTCAATGGGTATAATTAATTTAAGGTGGTGGGTAATATAATGAATGATACAGAAAAAATTAGAAAGCGATATGATAGATATGGTATTCACTAGTTGGGTATTCTGTTCCTGTAAAAGGGTTGAAGGAAATAAGGCGAGTATGTAAGCCCGATGGAAAAATAATTATGATTGAGCATGTGCGAAGTGAAAGAAAAGTATTAGGATTAATTATGGAT
Encoded proteins:
- a CDS encoding SHOCT domain-containing protein — its product is MMGYGMMGGLGMIIPTILIGLVIYAVVKLSQNGGENNNNQKERNDALDILKLRYANGEISEEEYIQKKKILRD